Proteins from one Streptomyces sp. NBC_00390 genomic window:
- a CDS encoding DUF6230 family protein, with translation MESMARGGTRWKRFALVMVPSVAATAAIGVGLAQGALAASFSISGQEFKVEADKLEGTKFVQYGSIATGKTLEGKDFAAPVAVSGFKTAKITNMCQSVVTPNVPFIGNVSLELTAGQDPKNPVLAEDIYLDVSDLEADAEFRQIDIGVAAGSLAKKDGDPGIQPGTKANPYGFGQRADTAVLTGVKQKAWATTAGTFKLSGLKMKLHKGVKECF, from the coding sequence ATGGAGTCAATGGCTCGTGGTGGAACCAGATGGAAGCGGTTCGCCCTCGTCATGGTGCCTAGCGTTGCCGCCACGGCAGCGATAGGCGTCGGCCTGGCACAGGGTGCGCTCGCCGCGTCCTTCAGTATTTCTGGCCAGGAATTCAAGGTTGAGGCCGACAAGCTCGAAGGCACCAAGTTCGTTCAGTACGGCAGTATCGCCACGGGCAAGACGCTCGAGGGCAAGGACTTCGCGGCTCCGGTCGCCGTCTCCGGGTTCAAGACTGCCAAGATCACGAACATGTGTCAGTCGGTCGTGACGCCCAACGTGCCGTTCATCGGCAACGTGAGCCTCGAGCTGACCGCCGGCCAGGACCCGAAGAACCCGGTTCTCGCCGAGGACATCTACCTGGATGTCTCGGACCTCGAGGCCGACGCCGAGTTCCGTCAGATCGACATCGGCGTTGCCGCGGGCTCGCTGGCCAAGAAGGACGGTGACCCGGGCATCCAGCCGGGCACCAAGGCCAACCCGTACGGCTTCGGCCAGCGTGCCGACACGGCGGTTCTGACCGGTGTGAAGCAGAAGGCGTGGGCGACCACGGCCGGAACCTTCAAGCTCTCCGGTCTGAAGATGAAGCTGCACAAGGGCGTCAAGGAGTGCTTCTAG
- a CDS encoding DUF6114 domain-containing protein, which translates to MSAESTGSRGFTYWRLRFRAWRRSRPFWAGLFTMFGGVPIAYLPYADVRLGNLTIAMATTAGAGSLIIGVLLVTLGMTMWFHTVVRVFAGVAAIVLALVSLPVSNIGGFLVGFLFALLGGALSISWMPGPPPSKAAKQGANTAQDGDDADPYMEEPRPDEGSDPNVTETTAHADGGRNSAG; encoded by the coding sequence ATGAGCGCCGAGTCCACTGGTTCCCGCGGATTCACCTACTGGCGACTGCGTTTCCGTGCGTGGCGTCGCAGCCGGCCGTTCTGGGCGGGTCTGTTCACCATGTTCGGCGGCGTACCGATCGCTTACCTGCCGTACGCCGACGTCCGGCTCGGCAATCTCACGATCGCCATGGCCACCACCGCCGGTGCCGGCTCGCTCATCATCGGTGTTCTGCTGGTCACGCTGGGCATGACGATGTGGTTCCACACGGTCGTCCGTGTATTCGCCGGTGTCGCTGCGATCGTGCTTGCGCTGGTTTCCCTTCCGGTGTCCAACATCGGGGGATTCCTTGTGGGCTTCCTGTTCGCCTTGTTGGGTGGCGCTCTCTCGATCTCCTGGATGCCCGGCCCGCCTCCGAGCAAGGCCGCCAAGCAGGGTGCGAACACTGCACAGGACGGCGATGACGCCGACCCGTACATGGAGGAGCCCCGTCCTGACGAGGGATCCGACCCGAACGTGACCGAAACGACTGCCCACGCCGATGGCGGGAGGAACAGTGCGGGGTGA